In a single window of the Pseudomonadota bacterium genome:
- a CDS encoding M15 family metallopeptidase, translated as MENMKKKAIFIISIILFISIIQILTSGTCFPESNIPAGFVDVQKAIPSIVLDIRYSGPHNFVGEKVDGYDASKCFLTGKTAEALSKIQKELIGFSLSLKIYDCYRPQRAVNHFVRWAKEIDNTKTKEEFYSTVDKVNLFKDGYIAAKSGHSRGSTVDLTIVPLPVTEQESYAPGQSLFACFLPVDKRFKDNSIDMGTGFDCFHELSHPGNKQVGLQQRINRMLLKILMEKEGFKNYDKEWWHFTLKDEPFPATYFDFVIE; from the coding sequence ATGGAAAATATGAAGAAAAAAGCAATCTTTATAATTTCAATAATTTTATTTATTTCAATAATCCAGATTCTAACGTCGGGAACATGCTTTCCGGAAAGCAACATCCCGGCAGGTTTTGTAGACGTTCAAAAAGCAATTCCATCAATTGTCCTCGATATCAGATATTCCGGCCCGCATAATTTTGTCGGGGAAAAAGTTGACGGATATGATGCCTCCAAATGCTTTCTAACCGGAAAAACAGCAGAAGCCCTGTCTAAGATACAGAAAGAATTAATAGGATTTTCCCTCTCCCTGAAAATTTATGATTGTTATCGTCCACAGAGGGCGGTAAACCATTTCGTGAGATGGGCAAAGGAAATTGACAATACAAAAACCAAGGAAGAGTTCTACTCAACAGTAGACAAAGTAAACCTTTTCAAAGACGGATACATTGCGGCAAAATCAGGTCACAGCAGGGGCAGCACAGTTGATCTGACCATTGTCCCTTTACCTGTAACGGAACAGGAGTCTTATGCACCGGGACAGAGCCTCTTTGCATGTTTTCTGCCTGTTGATAAAAGATTCAAAGATAACAGTATCGACATGGGAACCGGTTTTGATTGTTTTCATGAATTGTCCCATCCAGGAAACAAACAAGTCGGATTGCAACAAAGGATTAACAGGATGCTCCTTAAAATACTGATGGAAAAAGAAGGCTTCAAAAATTATGATAAGGAATGGTGGCACTTTACGTTAAAAGACGAGCCCTTCCCTGCTACTTATTTTGATTTCGTAATTGAATAA
- the ettA gene encoding energy-dependent translational throttle protein EttA, whose protein sequence is MGNEPNKIIYSMIGVSKYYDKKPVLKDIYLSYFYGAKIGVLGLNGSGKSSLLHILAGLDKEYNGETVLAPGHTVGLLEQEPKLDDKKTVREIVEEGVQEIVDSLKEFDLINEKFAEPMSDDEMNKLIERQGGVQEKLETMDAWNLDSRLEMAMDALRCPSGDTPVNILSGGEKRRVALCRLLLKKPDILLLDEPTNHLDAETVAWLEHHLQNYAGTIIAVTHDRYFLDNVAGWILELDRGQGIPWKGNYSSWLEQKKNRLQQEEKTESERQKTLQRELEWIHMSPKGRHAKAKARINSYEALLSRDVEKSSKELEIYIPPGPRLGDIVIEANNVRKGYGDNILTEDMTFTLPPGGIIGVIGPNGAGKTTLFRMITGQEKPDSGTFRIGETVKLAYVDQSRDALDPNKTIWEVISDGDDVVQLGKRQVNSRAYVARFNFSGTDQQKKVSMISGGERNRVHMARMLKEEANVLLLDEPTNDLDVNTMRALEEALENFAGCAVVISHDRWFLDRIATHMLAFEGDSKVVWFDGNYSEYEADRKTRLGPAANQPHRIKYRHLTRE, encoded by the coding sequence ATGGGCAATGAACCGAACAAGATTATTTACTCCATGATCGGGGTAAGCAAATATTACGACAAAAAACCGGTTTTGAAAGATATCTATCTCTCCTATTTTTATGGAGCAAAGATCGGCGTTCTTGGCCTGAACGGGTCCGGAAAAAGCTCCCTTCTCCATATTCTGGCAGGATTGGACAAAGAATACAATGGTGAGACAGTGCTTGCTCCCGGCCACACCGTAGGACTCCTTGAACAGGAACCGAAACTGGATGACAAAAAAACAGTACGGGAGATTGTAGAAGAGGGTGTACAGGAAATAGTGGATTCTCTTAAAGAATTCGATTTAATTAATGAGAAATTCGCTGAACCAATGTCTGATGATGAAATGAATAAACTTATCGAGCGACAGGGTGGAGTGCAGGAGAAACTGGAAACAATGGATGCGTGGAACCTTGATTCGCGCCTTGAGATGGCCATGGATGCCCTGCGCTGTCCTTCGGGAGATACGCCGGTTAATATCCTCTCTGGAGGGGAAAAACGCCGTGTTGCTTTATGCAGACTGCTCCTAAAAAAACCTGATATCTTGCTTCTAGATGAGCCGACCAACCATCTTGACGCAGAGACAGTGGCATGGCTTGAGCACCATTTGCAAAATTATGCCGGCACTATCATTGCTGTGACTCATGACCGTTATTTCCTCGACAACGTGGCCGGATGGATACTGGAACTTGATAGAGGACAAGGAATCCCCTGGAAAGGAAATTATTCCTCCTGGTTGGAACAGAAGAAAAATCGTCTGCAACAGGAAGAAAAGACCGAGAGCGAGAGACAGAAGACCCTGCAACGCGAACTTGAGTGGATACACATGTCTCCCAAGGGACGCCACGCAAAAGCAAAGGCGCGTATCAATTCTTATGAGGCGCTCCTAAGTCGTGATGTCGAAAAAAGTTCAAAGGAACTGGAAATCTATATCCCACCAGGACCCAGGCTTGGTGATATCGTCATTGAGGCTAATAACGTACGTAAGGGATACGGCGACAACATTCTTACGGAAGATATGACCTTCACACTTCCTCCAGGTGGAATTATAGGGGTTATCGGACCGAATGGAGCAGGAAAGACTACCCTTTTTCGTATGATCACTGGTCAGGAAAAGCCTGATTCCGGCACTTTCAGGATAGGAGAAACCGTAAAGCTGGCATATGTAGATCAAAGCCGCGACGCCCTCGATCCGAATAAAACCATCTGGGAGGTTATTTCCGACGGAGATGATGTTGTTCAACTCGGCAAACGGCAGGTAAATTCTCGCGCCTATGTAGCCCGCTTCAATTTTTCCGGTACAGATCAGCAGAAAAAGGTTTCCATGATCTCAGGAGGTGAAAGAAATCGCGTCCATATGGCCCGCATGTTAAAGGAAGAAGCCAATGTCCTTCTCCTTGACGAACCCACCAATGACCTGGATGTAAATACCATGCGTGCCCTGGAAGAAGCATTGGAAAATTTTGCCGGTTGCGCTGTAGTCATTAGCCACGATAGGTGGTTCCTCGACCGTATTGCTACACACATGCTCGCTTTCGAGGGTGACAGCAAAGTGGTGTGGTTTGATGGAAATTATTCCGAGTACGAAGCTGACAGAAAGACCCGCCTCGGTCCTGCTGCAAATCAGCCCCATCGTATCAAATACAGACACCTGACCAGAGAGTAA
- a CDS encoding RluA family pseudouridine synthase has protein sequence MKAIKPIPFRHKPQGLHILYEDQDIIVIDKSSGLLTVKANYEKQKTAHQILTDYIRRGSTRSSRQIFVVHRLDRETSGVLVFAKSFEAMENLKQQWGSVVKKYLAVVHGVLTEKNGTITSYLAENDDYEVSSVKEPEKGKLAITKYKVIKETDRFSLLEIELLTGKKNQIRVHLFEKGYPIVNDDKYSNKRKIDGPLALHSQYLTFNHPHSGKRLIFEAKVPDYFNTFFDKT, from the coding sequence ATGAAAGCTATTAAGCCAATACCCTTTAGACATAAACCGCAGGGTTTGCACATTCTTTACGAAGATCAGGATATTATTGTCATTGATAAGAGTTCAGGTTTACTGACGGTGAAAGCAAATTATGAAAAACAGAAAACAGCTCATCAGATTCTGACTGACTATATACGCAGAGGCAGTACCAGATCGTCCAGGCAAATTTTTGTGGTACACAGGCTGGATCGTGAAACTTCCGGAGTTCTTGTATTTGCAAAAAGCTTTGAAGCAATGGAAAATCTTAAGCAGCAATGGGGGAGTGTTGTAAAAAAATATCTGGCAGTGGTTCATGGGGTTTTAACAGAAAAAAATGGAACGATTACCTCATATCTGGCTGAAAACGATGACTACGAAGTTTCTTCGGTTAAGGAGCCTGAAAAAGGAAAGTTGGCAATAACAAAATATAAGGTGATAAAGGAAACTGATAGATTCAGTTTGCTTGAAATAGAGTTATTAACAGGTAAGAAGAACCAGATTCGTGTCCATCTTTTCGAAAAAGGCTATCCGATAGTCAATGATGATAAATATAGCAATAAAAGAAAGATTGATGGACCTTTAGCCCTCCATTCACAATATTTAACTTTTAACCATCCGCACAGTGGTAAAAGACTCATCTTTGAAGCGAAAGTCCCTGACTATTTCAATACTTTCTTCGATAAAACCTGA
- a CDS encoding TIGR03790 family protein — MAIRRFLVKKRRIPESFNVALIAFITVLISFAWPVTGMAIVPDQLVIVVNKRVPESLRLARYYMKERNIPHQNIIQVDTTQKEQVEREEYEKHIAAPVRSFLTENDPEGNKFKCIILMYGIPLRIGPPKLSLTEQSLVLKLRVEITELKEKINISDAKDKQGIKKLKEKLSSTEKELRQAAKTSYVASVDSEIALVMEKEYPLEGWLPNRYFVGFIGKEIANMPKKVIPVSRLDGPSEDIVYRIINDSIETEKTGLTGKAYFDARWPDKGVKNLSAYQIYDRLIHNAAYRVESSKKMPVVLDEKEKLFQPGEAPDAALYCGWYSLGKYIDAFTWVKGAVGFHVASSECTTLKSKTSEVWCKVMLEKGVAATLGPVAEPYLQAFPYPDVFFGCLLDGQSLIECYTASIPFWSWQMILIGDPLYRPFKHR; from the coding sequence ATGGCAATTAGAAGATTTTTAGTCAAAAAACGTAGGATTCCAGAGTCATTCAATGTAGCGTTGATAGCTTTTATAACGGTTCTAATATCGTTTGCATGGCCCGTAACCGGTATGGCTATTGTTCCTGATCAACTCGTTATCGTGGTAAACAAAAGAGTACCGGAAAGTCTTCGATTAGCCCGGTATTACATGAAAGAACGGAATATACCACATCAAAACATAATTCAAGTAGATACTACACAGAAAGAACAGGTTGAAAGGGAAGAATACGAAAAGCACATAGCCGCACCGGTCCGAAGCTTCCTTACAGAAAATGATCCTGAAGGAAACAAATTCAAGTGTATTATCCTTATGTACGGAATTCCGTTACGCATTGGCCCTCCTAAACTATCATTAACAGAACAGTCTCTGGTTCTGAAACTACGGGTAGAAATCACTGAACTGAAGGAAAAAATCAATATATCAGACGCTAAAGACAAGCAAGGTATAAAAAAACTGAAGGAAAAACTTTCATCAACTGAAAAGGAACTTCGACAAGCGGCAAAAACTTCGTATGTCGCTTCCGTCGACTCAGAGATTGCCCTTGTAATGGAAAAAGAATACCCTCTTGAAGGATGGCTTCCAAACAGATATTTTGTCGGATTTATAGGAAAAGAGATCGCGAACATGCCAAAAAAAGTCATACCGGTGAGTCGCCTTGATGGTCCATCAGAAGATATTGTTTATCGTATTATTAATGACAGCATCGAGACCGAGAAAACCGGATTAACCGGCAAGGCATATTTTGATGCACGCTGGCCTGACAAAGGAGTTAAAAACCTTTCGGCATATCAAATCTATGACAGGTTAATACATAATGCAGCCTATCGCGTTGAATCCAGTAAAAAGATGCCTGTTGTACTGGATGAAAAGGAAAAACTTTTCCAACCCGGTGAGGCCCCTGATGCAGCCTTATACTGCGGCTGGTATAGCCTTGGAAAATATATTGATGCATTTACATGGGTTAAAGGCGCTGTGGGGTTCCATGTTGCCAGTTCTGAGTGCACAACTTTAAAATCAAAAACAAGCGAGGTGTGGTGCAAGGTTATGCTTGAAAAAGGGGTTGCTGCAACACTGGGACCGGTTGCAGAACCATACCTCCAGGCGTTTCCTTATCCTGATGTGTTTTTTGGCTGCTTACTCGACGGTCAATCGCTTATTGAATGCTATACTGCTTCAATACCTTTCTGGTCATGGCAGATGATATTGATCGGCGATCCCCTATATCGTCCCTTCAAACATCGATAA
- a CDS encoding 2-dehydropantoate 2-reductase translates to MNICFFGVGGVGGYYGTLLTRYFKKTGKGNTYFIARGKHKDAILKKGLLLKKDGGKEEILVQPYSCSDTVNNLPVFDIVVVAVKGYDLESVTKEINKITDKNSIVLPLLNGADIYERMRQHLKKGYILPSCLYLGTHIESPGIIFQKGGSGQISIGKDPSHPDFYPEKLINLFKNAGILIDFFEDVNIEIWKKYIFIAPFALVTATYNKTIGETAKDENLGILVKNIMQEIALIAKAIKIELPSDIIETSFLKANQFPFETKTSFQRDVEMKGRQSEWDLFGGTVIRYAERFNISAHNTKTTLEKLLRDL, encoded by the coding sequence ATGAATATATGTTTTTTCGGAGTCGGAGGAGTGGGCGGTTACTATGGAACTCTTCTGACCAGGTATTTTAAAAAAACCGGCAAGGGCAATACATATTTTATAGCAAGAGGGAAACATAAAGATGCCATTTTAAAAAAAGGCTTACTTCTGAAAAAAGACGGCGGCAAAGAAGAGATTCTTGTTCAACCGTATTCTTGTTCAGACACCGTTAATAATTTGCCTGTTTTTGATATAGTTGTTGTAGCGGTTAAGGGTTACGATTTGGAAAGTGTTACAAAAGAAATTAACAAAATTACAGATAAAAACTCTATAGTTTTGCCCCTTTTAAACGGTGCTGATATCTACGAACGAATGCGACAGCATTTAAAGAAAGGTTATATTTTGCCATCCTGTTTATATTTGGGCACTCATATAGAATCCCCTGGTATCATTTTTCAAAAAGGCGGAAGTGGTCAAATATCAATTGGAAAAGATCCATCGCATCCTGATTTTTATCCTGAAAAACTAATTAATCTTTTTAAAAACGCCGGCATTTTGATTGATTTTTTTGAAGACGTGAATATTGAAATATGGAAAAAATATATTTTTATTGCACCTTTTGCTTTAGTAACAGCAACCTATAACAAAACAATCGGCGAGACAGCAAAAGATGAGAACCTCGGCATTCTTGTCAAAAATATTATGCAGGAAATTGCATTAATTGCAAAGGCTATCAAAATAGAACTTCCATCCGATATTATTGAAACATCCTTTTTAAAAGCCAACCAGTTTCCTTTTGAAACAAAAACATCATTTCAAAGAGATGTTGAAATGAAAGGCAGACAAAGCGAATGGGATTTGTTTGGAGGGACAGTCATACGATATGCTGAAAGATTTAATATTTCTGCTCATAACACAAAAACAACCCTTGAAAAATTATTGCGTGATTTGTAA
- a CDS encoding MBL fold metallo-hydrolase, whose product MMVIKTLAKRTSGKIMCFAMLGIVCFIFALSAPALSADDFSVTLLGTGMPVPSPDRFGNSTLIEAGGQRLVFDMGRGITIRLWQKQIPLGSIDAHFLTHLHSDHINGLSDLWLSGWIQTPFGGRKKPFLIYGPPGTEKMMANLWEAFSEDRRIRLEDEKNPLAGIQVDAHDFKPGVVYEKNGVVVTAFEVDHGDLVKPCYGFKITYKNNSVVISGDTRYSVSLEKAARSADLLICEVAMIPEKLFGKFPAYKAIYEHHISPELAGKLFTASRPKLAVYTHLVLSGLPKEGIPFPTPEELLAATRKTYDGRVVVGADLMGFKIDDTGVLIVEPPRR is encoded by the coding sequence ATGATGGTCATTAAAACTTTAGCCAAAAGAACATCTGGAAAAATCATGTGTTTTGCTATGCTCGGCATTGTGTGTTTCATCTTCGCCCTCTCCGCTCCAGCGCTGTCGGCGGATGATTTTTCAGTCACCCTGCTTGGCACCGGGATGCCAGTACCCTCTCCTGACCGCTTCGGAAACAGCACCTTAATTGAAGCAGGGGGACAGCGGCTTGTGTTTGATATGGGGCGAGGCATCACTATCCGTCTGTGGCAGAAGCAGATTCCTCTCGGCAGCATCGATGCACATTTCCTTACACATCTGCACTCAGATCACATTAACGGTCTTTCTGACCTCTGGCTAAGTGGATGGATACAAACCCCCTTCGGTGGCCGGAAAAAACCTTTTTTAATCTATGGTCCTCCAGGAACAGAGAAAATGATGGCTAATCTATGGGAAGCATTCTCTGAAGACCGCCGCATTCGTCTCGAGGATGAAAAGAATCCTTTAGCAGGTATACAAGTGGATGCGCACGATTTTAAGCCGGGTGTCGTCTATGAAAAGAATGGTGTTGTTGTGACCGCCTTTGAGGTAGATCATGGCGATCTCGTTAAACCTTGCTACGGTTTCAAAATCACCTACAAAAACAACTCAGTAGTGATTTCGGGCGATACCCGATATAGTGTAAGCCTTGAGAAAGCGGCTCGCAGCGCTGACCTGCTCATCTGCGAAGTAGCTATGATTCCCGAAAAGCTCTTTGGCAAGTTCCCTGCGTATAAGGCAATATATGAACACCACATTTCGCCGGAATTGGCAGGGAAGTTGTTCACTGCTAGTCGGCCAAAACTGGCTGTTTACACACATCTAGTATTGTCAGGCCTTCCTAAGGAAGGCATTCCATTCCCTACACCGGAAGAACTGCTGGCTGCGACACGTAAGACCTACGATGGGCGCGTGGTGGTCGGTGCGGACCTCATGGGCTTCAAGATAGACGACACCGGCGTCTTGATCGTCGAGCCTCCCCGACGGTAG
- a CDS encoding BrnT family toxin, whose amino-acid sequence MQFEWDPEKAGRNYKKHGIAFDEAVTVFYDPLSATFNDPDHSVNEQRFITIGFSSQNKLLVVAYSERKKSTRIISSRLATAQERKKHEK is encoded by the coding sequence ATGCAATTTGAATGGGACCCGGAAAAAGCCGGAAGAAACTATAAAAAACATGGGATTGCTTTCGACGAAGCCGTTACAGTGTTTTACGATCCTTTATCTGCAACCTTCAATGATCCTGATCATTCTGTAAATGAACAGCGCTTTATAACCATTGGATTCTCTTCACAAAATAAGCTGCTTGTTGTTGCATACTCGGAGAGGAAAAAAAGTACACGTATTATAAGCTCAAGGCTTGCCACTGCGCAAGAGAGGAAAAAACATGAAAAATAA
- a CDS encoding haloacid dehalogenase-like hydrolase yields the protein MSQKKIAFFDIDKTIYNGYMIFPLAEYFLEENIIKKDIVDYLYEDLRLYRSEQIDYETTVENFNMHFSYGLKSYSPGSILNATSIFLKTRESNNFFAFAEPLIELLRKTHDIYFVTGEVQFVGKAVSDFFSVQGYISSEMEVENTVFTGNMSKSLAKKEGKRAAIEDLFNAYPYENSMAFGDSEGDIDMLNMVAHAFCINATEGLKEAAFLKKWNIVTPLSIIEAVKKALN from the coding sequence ATGAGTCAAAAGAAAATAGCTTTTTTTGATATAGACAAAACCATCTACAACGGATATATGATTTTTCCGTTGGCTGAATACTTTCTTGAAGAAAATATTATTAAAAAGGATATTGTCGACTATCTTTATGAGGACCTGCGCTTGTATCGTTCAGAACAGATCGATTATGAAACCACTGTTGAAAATTTCAATATGCACTTTTCTTACGGATTAAAAAGTTATTCTCCCGGTTCCATTCTAAACGCAACATCTATTTTCCTGAAGACCAGGGAAAGCAACAATTTTTTCGCCTTCGCAGAACCACTCATAGAATTACTAAGGAAAACACATGATATATATTTCGTCACCGGAGAAGTACAATTTGTGGGTAAAGCAGTTTCAGACTTTTTCTCTGTACAGGGATACATTTCGTCGGAAATGGAAGTTGAAAACACCGTGTTCACCGGGAATATGAGCAAGTCTCTGGCAAAGAAAGAGGGAAAGAGGGCTGCGATTGAAGATCTTTTTAATGCATACCCTTACGAAAATTCCATGGCTTTTGGCGATTCAGAGGGGGATATCGACATGCTCAACATGGTTGCCCATGCTTTCTGCATAAACGCAACAGAAGGACTCAAAGAGGCAGCATTCTTAAAAAAATGGAATATAGTAACTCCTCTTTCAATTATAGAAGCAGTTAAAAAGGCATTGAACTAA
- a CDS encoding FAD-dependent oxidoreductase: protein MEQERLIIIGGVAAGMSAASSYKRIKPEAEAVVLEKDYFISYGACSLPYYISDDVKDFNQLISLTPNVATEERGIRVLTRHEVLGINTGTHKVHVKNLDKEEEIEFAYDRLVIATGGLPIKPPLPGIDLQHVYTIRTLLDGIEIKKYIDEWGSFHVCVGSPECLYINQFGAGKRQMKAIIVGGGYIGMEMCESLHKRGLEVTVIEKMDRVLGNMDTSITSIVEEKLAAKGVKLFKGTSVEGFAGENVTITKVLTDKGEFDADIVLLVIGTRPNTQLAKDAGIELGVNGAIRVDEYMRTNIPDIYAAGDCTETMHMVTGKKTYIPLGTTANKQGRIAGENAAGMKNIFDGILGTAVTRVFDLEVARTGLSPLEAEREGYNFFTSTIKGRSRSSAYPSGKPITVSFVVDRDSGKLLGAQMVGEEGVAHRIDVLAACLYGRMTIEDVARLDLGYAPPFATVWDPILIAANVALKKLK, encoded by the coding sequence ATGGAACAGGAAAGATTAATCATTATCGGTGGTGTGGCAGCAGGTATGAGCGCTGCAAGCAGCTACAAAAGAATCAAGCCTGAAGCAGAGGCAGTGGTCCTTGAAAAGGATTATTTCATCTCTTATGGAGCTTGCAGCCTCCCCTACTATATATCTGATGATGTGAAGGATTTTAATCAGCTTATCTCGCTGACACCAAATGTAGCAACGGAAGAGCGGGGTATCCGGGTGCTTACCCGCCACGAGGTTCTGGGCATTAATACAGGCACACATAAAGTACATGTAAAAAACCTGGACAAAGAAGAGGAAATAGAGTTTGCCTATGACAGACTTGTGATTGCCACCGGAGGGCTTCCTATCAAACCGCCCCTTCCCGGTATTGACCTCCAGCATGTTTATACAATACGGACACTACTCGACGGTATTGAGATAAAAAAATACATCGATGAATGGGGTTCCTTCCATGTTTGCGTAGGTTCTCCGGAGTGCCTCTATATAAATCAATTCGGCGCCGGAAAAAGACAAATGAAGGCAATTATTGTAGGGGGCGGCTATATCGGAATGGAGATGTGCGAATCTCTCCACAAAAGAGGACTTGAAGTGACTGTTATTGAAAAGATGGACAGGGTTTTGGGGAACATGGATACGAGTATTACCAGTATTGTGGAAGAAAAGTTAGCTGCAAAAGGCGTTAAGCTCTTCAAAGGAACTTCAGTTGAAGGGTTTGCAGGCGAAAACGTGACTATAACAAAGGTATTGACGGATAAGGGTGAATTTGATGCAGACATAGTGCTCCTTGTCATAGGCACCCGTCCGAATACGCAGCTTGCAAAGGATGCCGGTATAGAGCTTGGTGTAAACGGCGCCATCAGGGTGGATGAGTACATGAGAACGAATATACCCGACATATATGCTGCCGGCGACTGTACAGAAACTATGCATATGGTGACAGGGAAGAAGACTTATATTCCCCTTGGTACTACTGCAAACAAACAGGGGCGTATTGCCGGTGAAAATGCAGCAGGTATGAAAAATATTTTTGATGGTATATTAGGCACTGCCGTTACCAGGGTATTCGACCTGGAAGTAGCCCGTACAGGATTATCACCATTGGAAGCAGAGCGTGAAGGCTATAATTTTTTTACCTCCACAATAAAAGGGAGGTCAAGAAGCAGTGCTTATCCTTCGGGAAAGCCGATCACCGTATCTTTTGTAGTTGACCGGGACTCAGGAAAACTGCTGGGAGCGCAGATGGTTGGCGAAGAGGGTGTAGCACACAGGATAGATGTTCTTGCTGCATGTTTATACGGAAGGATGACCATAGAAGATGTGGCAAGGCTTGATCTTGGTTATGCCCCGCCCTTTGCCACGGTCTGGGACCCCATCCTCATTGCTGCAAACGTGGCGCTGAAAAAATTAAAATGA
- a CDS encoding cytochrome c biogenesis protein CcdA, with protein sequence MTTSFKKNIIASMISAGMITFTDLSGIFAFGSGLLSFFSPCVLPLIPSYLIFISGITFDNYTGLETKKYRKIVLIHSVAFTVGFSFVFIALGLSSSLIGGILSGYQSYIMKIGGVILVIMGLFYLNIINIPIMNQEKIIHLKEKPLGIFGSFIVGITFSFGWTPCIGPALSSILIIASTSQNIWKGVYLLSLYSLGLAIPFIISALLFDRLFIFLKRFGYLVRYSMKILGILLIIIGLMLFTSYFNTLNLWVGQIFPF encoded by the coding sequence TTGACAACCTCATTTAAAAAAAATATCATAGCCTCTATGATTTCAGCCGGTATGATCACTTTTACAGACTTAAGCGGCATTTTTGCCTTCGGCTCAGGCCTTTTGTCATTTTTCAGCCCTTGCGTCTTGCCTCTGATCCCTTCTTACCTGATTTTTATCAGTGGAATAACGTTTGATAATTATACTGGACTTGAAACAAAAAAATACAGAAAAATTGTTCTTATACATTCTGTTGCTTTTACTGTTGGTTTTTCATTTGTTTTTATAGCTCTCGGATTATCCTCTTCCCTTATAGGGGGCATTCTGTCTGGATACCAGTCTTATATCATGAAAATAGGCGGCGTAATACTTGTAATTATGGGTCTTTTTTATCTGAATATTATAAATATACCTATTATGAACCAGGAAAAAATTATTCACCTTAAAGAAAAGCCGCTCGGCATTTTTGGTTCATTCATTGTAGGAATAACATTTTCTTTCGGCTGGACGCCGTGTATTGGTCCCGCACTTTCTTCCATACTGATCATTGCTTCGACTTCACAAAATATTTGGAAAGGCGTCTACCTTCTAAGCCTTTACTCCCTGGGGCTTGCCATTCCTTTTATCATATCGGCGCTCCTTTTTGACAGGCTTTTCATCTTTTTAAAAAGATTCGGATATTTAGTCAGATACTCAATGAAAATATTAGGCATACTTCTGATAATAATCGGCTTGATGCTCTTCACTTCTTATTTCAATACATTAAACCTTTGGGTAGGACAAATTTTTCCTTTTTAG
- a CDS encoding Ppx/GppA phosphatase family protein, with product MKYASIDVGTNAVLLLIAQSCNGISDILDISTITRLGENLKEKGCLSDEAMTRTFYALEKYRKIVDKNDVCEILCVGTSALREAENAEVFLKMVREKLKFTIRVISEHDEAHYTYLSVKNDELIKDENVIVVDIGGGSTEIIKGNSQEFFNFISLRAGAGKLTEMFVKHDPPPDDELSLLAAYVKDLLLKLPFDGCGCSLIGTGGTITTMAGILRGLEVFDKDKIHAFRITLEKIDTLIDLMKSMDSSNRSAIVGMEKGREDILLQGIIFLREIMVYFGFNNLIVSTKGVRYGIIYEKIRDAQT from the coding sequence ATGAAATATGCTTCCATTGATGTGGGAACAAATGCTGTATTGCTGCTTATTGCACAATCCTGTAACGGCATATCGGATATCCTTGATATTTCCACAATAACAAGGCTTGGGGAGAACCTTAAGGAAAAAGGATGTCTCAGCGATGAAGCGATGACAAGGACTTTTTATGCCCTTGAAAAGTACAGAAAAATCGTTGACAAAAACGATGTTTGCGAAATTTTATGTGTAGGTACGAGTGCTTTGAGGGAAGCAGAGAATGCAGAAGTTTTTTTAAAAATGGTCAGGGAAAAGCTTAAATTTACCATCAGAGTTATAAGTGAGCATGACGAAGCCCATTATACTTATCTTTCTGTGAAAAATGATGAATTAATAAAAGATGAAAACGTAATTGTTGTAGACATAGGCGGCGGAAGTACGGAAATCATAAAAGGCAACAGTCAGGAGTTTTTCAATTTTATCTCCTTGCGCGCAGGCGCTGGTAAGCTCACGGAAATGTTCGTCAAACATGACCCTCCGCCTGACGATGAATTATCTTTGCTGGCAGCTTATGTAAAGGATTTATTGCTCAAATTGCCTTTTGATGGCTGCGGATGCAGTCTTATCGGTACAGGTGGGACAATAACAACCATGGCAGGAATTCTACGTGGTCTTGAAGTGTTTGATAAAGATAAAATCCATGCCTTTAGAATCACTTTAGAAAAGATTGATACATTGATTGATTTGATGAAAAGCATGGATTCTTCCAATAGAAGTGCTATAGTGGGTATGGAAAAAGGAAGAGAAGATATTTTGCTTCAGGGGATTATTTTTTTGAGAGAAATTATGGTATATTTTGGCTTTAATAATTTGATTGTAAGCACTAAAGGGGTAAGGTACGGGATTATCTATGAAAAAATCAGGGACGCGCAGACATGA